The proteins below are encoded in one region of Coturnix japonica isolate 7356 chromosome 10, Coturnix japonica 2.1, whole genome shotgun sequence:
- the CRABP1 gene encoding cellular retinoic acid-binding protein 1 produces the protein MPNFAGTWKMRSSENFDELLKALGVNAMLRKVAVAAASKPHVEIRQDGDQFYIKTSTTVRTTEINFKIGESFEEETVDGRKCRSLATWENENKIYCKQTLIDGDGPKTYWTRELANDELILTFGADDVVCTRIYVRE, from the exons aTGCCCAACTTCGCCGGCACCTGGAAGATGAGGAGCAGCGAGAATTTCGACGAGCTCCTGAAAGCGCTGG GTGTCAACGCCATGCTCAGGAAGGTGGCGGTGGCGGCCGCCTCCAAACCCCACGTGGAGATCCGCCAGGACGGGGACCAGTTCTACATCAAAACTTCCACCACTGTCCGCACCACAGAGATCAACTTCAAAATCGGGGAGAGCTTCGAGGAGGAGACGGTGGATGGCCGAAAATGCAGG AGTTTGGCAACTTGGGAGAATGAAAACAAGATCTATTGCAAACAAACTCTTATTGATGGAGATGGTCCTAAAACGTACTGGACTCGAGAATTAGCTAATGATGAGCTCATTTTG accTTTGGTGCTGATGATGTTGTGTGCACAAGAATTTATGTAAGAGAGTAA